Proteins from a genomic interval of Streptococcus oralis:
- a CDS encoding GNAT family N-acetyltransferase — protein MISLELLSEENSLDVYSFEKENREYFERNLPPRPANFFDLEGFKEITRELLTGQRNRAVYMHLIRNSQGVMVGRINLSVLESDRNTAELGYRIGENVNNLGYASEAVKLVLEKAFTTYDFNRIIAGTATGNLASQRVLLKNGFTFSRVIENDLQIHNEWVHTAVFEIRRP, from the coding sequence ATGATCAGTTTAGAGCTGTTGTCTGAAGAAAATAGTCTAGACGTCTATTCTTTTGAAAAAGAAAATCGAGAGTATTTTGAACGAAATTTACCTCCTAGACCAGCTAACTTTTTTGATTTAGAAGGTTTTAAAGAAATTACAAGGGAATTGTTAACGGGACAAAGGAATCGTGCTGTTTACATGCATCTTATTAGAAATTCGCAAGGTGTTATGGTTGGGAGAATCAATTTAAGTGTCTTAGAGAGTGATCGAAATACAGCAGAACTTGGGTATAGGATTGGGGAAAATGTTAACAATTTAGGTTATGCCAGCGAAGCGGTTAAACTCGTTTTAGAAAAAGCCTTCACGACTTATGATTTCAATAGAATCATTGCAGGAACGGCAACAGGTAATCTAGCCTCTCAGAGGGTGCTTTTAAAAAATGGCTTCACCTTTAGTAGGGTTATAGAAAATGACTTACAAATTCATAATGAGTGGGTTCATACAGCAGTATTTGAGATAAGGAGGCCATAA
- a CDS encoding malolactic enzyme produces the protein MTAHDILNNPFLNKGTAFTLEERKELGLIGLLPPYVQTIEEQAVQTYAQMQTKVNDLEKRLFLMEIFNTNRTLFYYLFSQHLEEFNPIVYDPTIADTIEGYSDLFVDPQYAGYLDINHPENIEATLKNAAGNREIRLIVVTDAEGILGIGDWGTNGVDISVGKLMVYTGAAGIDPSMVLPLVIDAGTNREELRNNPNYLGNRHERVRGDRYYDFIDQFVQTAERLFPKLYLHWEDFGRLNAANILEKYRKQIPTFNDDIQGTGIVTLGGIFGSLDISGEKLTDQVYLCYGGGTAGAGIASRVLREMVSEGLSEEEAYKRFFMVDKQGLLFDDMDDLTPEQKPFAKKRADFSNADKLTDLLEVVKTVKPTILVGTSTQPNTFTKEIVEAMCENTERPMIFPLSNPTKLAEASAKDLIEWSDGKAFVATGIPADTVSYKGVDYVIGQANNALIYPGLGLGMLASEASLLTDEMIGAAAHSLSGIINPGQPGAPVLPPFKYVADVSVKVAEAVAKKAQEQGLARAKETDMAKAVRDLKWYPEYK, from the coding sequence ATGACTGCACATGATATTTTAAACAACCCTTTCCTGAATAAAGGTACTGCCTTTACCTTAGAGGAGCGAAAGGAACTAGGCCTTATTGGGTTATTGCCACCTTACGTTCAAACCATCGAGGAGCAAGCAGTGCAAACCTATGCACAAATGCAAACAAAGGTCAATGATCTGGAAAAACGTTTGTTCTTAATGGAAATCTTTAATACGAACCGGACTCTTTTCTATTACCTCTTTTCTCAACATTTGGAGGAATTCAATCCAATTGTATACGATCCAACCATTGCTGATACCATTGAAGGTTATAGTGACCTCTTTGTAGATCCACAATATGCGGGATATCTTGATATCAATCATCCTGAAAATATTGAAGCCACTTTGAAAAATGCTGCTGGGAATCGCGAGATTCGTCTCATTGTTGTAACAGATGCAGAAGGAATCCTTGGAATCGGTGACTGGGGAACAAATGGTGTCGATATTTCTGTTGGGAAATTGATGGTCTACACGGGTGCTGCTGGAATCGATCCTTCTATGGTCCTTCCTTTAGTCATTGATGCAGGAACTAACCGTGAAGAACTTCGTAACAATCCTAATTACTTGGGAAATCGTCACGAACGGGTTCGCGGAGATCGTTACTACGACTTCATTGACCAATTTGTTCAAACAGCAGAACGTCTCTTTCCTAAACTCTACCTTCACTGGGAAGACTTCGGTCGCTTGAATGCTGCCAATATTCTTGAAAAATACCGGAAACAAATTCCAACCTTTAACGATGATATTCAAGGTACAGGAATCGTTACCTTGGGTGGTATCTTTGGTTCACTAGATATTAGTGGTGAAAAATTAACAGATCAAGTTTATCTCTGCTATGGTGGTGGTACTGCGGGTGCAGGAATTGCTTCTCGTGTTCTTCGCGAAATGGTGAGTGAAGGTCTTTCTGAAGAAGAAGCTTATAAACGCTTCTTTATGGTTGATAAACAAGGTCTTCTCTTTGATGACATGGATGACCTAACTCCTGAACAAAAACCGTTTGCTAAGAAACGTGCTGACTTTAGTAACGCAGACAAGTTGACTGACCTGCTTGAAGTAGTGAAGACTGTGAAGCCAACCATTCTTGTAGGAACTTCGACTCAGCCTAATACCTTCACTAAAGAAATAGTAGAGGCCATGTGTGAAAATACAGAGCGTCCGATGATCTTCCCTTTGTCAAATCCAACCAAACTAGCAGAAGCTAGTGCCAAAGATTTGATTGAATGGTCAGATGGTAAGGCTTTTGTCGCAACAGGAATTCCTGCTGATACGGTTTCTTATAAAGGTGTAGACTATGTGATTGGTCAAGCAAATAATGCATTGATTTACCCAGGTCTTGGTCTAGGTATGCTGGCTTCTGAAGCAAGTCTTTTGACAGATGAAATGATTGGAGCAGCGGCTCATTCATTGAGTGGTATTATCAATCCAGGTCAACCAGGAGCTCCTGTCTTGCCACCATTCAAGTATGTAGCAGATGTTTCTGTTAAAGTAGCAGAAGCAGTCGCTAAAAAAGCGCAAGAACAAGGTCTTGCACGTGCTAAAGAAACTGATATGGCTAAAGCAGTTCGTGATTTGAAATGGTATCCAGAGTATAAATAA
- a CDS encoding AEC family transporter — protein sequence MSLFLTSITSIIPIIAIIVLGYILQVKGWFGDAFGPNLSRLIMNVALPASIFVSVMKYLTLDKLISLSGGLLYTFVAFILGYIVAYIAVVVFKVRPGRRGTMINTFVNANTIFIGLPLNVALFGDQALPYFLIYYITNTISTWTLGVYLMTSDSKSGQSKETSKFDWKKLLPAPLVGFLVALLFLILRISIPDFATNTLTYVGNIVTPLSLIYIGIVLAKAGLNTIAFDKDTIVTLVGRFILAPLIMLLVLKFFAPNMATVEFKTFMIQSATPSLAVLPILANQGKGDVEFSTNVVTLSTILFIVVIPILQTLLG from the coding sequence ATGTCACTCTTTTTAACCTCGATTACGAGTATCATTCCGATTATCGCTATTATTGTTTTGGGGTATATTCTTCAGGTGAAGGGATGGTTTGGAGATGCCTTTGGACCTAACCTATCTCGTTTGATCATGAATGTAGCCTTGCCAGCGTCAATCTTTGTGTCGGTGATGAAATATCTAACACTAGATAAACTAATCAGTCTTTCTGGAGGTCTCCTTTATACATTTGTGGCCTTTATCTTGGGTTATATCGTAGCTTATATTGCAGTTGTGGTTTTCAAGGTTCGTCCAGGACGGCGAGGAACTATGATTAATACCTTTGTGAATGCCAATACTATTTTTATTGGTTTACCTTTAAACGTTGCTCTTTTTGGGGATCAGGCCCTTCCTTATTTCTTAATTTACTATATCACCAACACGATTTCCACCTGGACATTGGGCGTGTATTTGATGACGAGTGACAGTAAATCGGGTCAAAGCAAGGAGACAAGTAAATTTGACTGGAAGAAATTGCTACCAGCTCCGCTTGTAGGTTTTCTTGTCGCCCTGCTATTTTTGATTCTCCGAATCTCTATTCCAGATTTCGCAACGAATACCTTAACCTATGTTGGAAACATCGTCACTCCCCTATCTCTGATTTATATTGGTATTGTTCTTGCTAAGGCAGGCTTGAATACCATTGCTTTTGATAAAGATACAATTGTCACCTTGGTTGGACGCTTTATCCTAGCTCCTCTGATCATGCTTCTTGTATTGAAGTTTTTTGCCCCAAATATGGCAACAGTAGAATTTAAGACCTTTATGATTCAGTCTGCTACACCATCTCTGGCTGTTCTCCCAATCCTTGCTAATCAAGGAAAAGGAGATGTGGAATTCTCTACGAATGTAGTGACTTTAAGTACGATTCTATTTATCGTTGTTATTCCAATATTACAAACTTTATTAGGATAA